One region of Halomicrobium sp. LC1Hm genomic DNA includes:
- a CDS encoding integrase core domain-containing protein, translating into MELADLLRETLETDDQDVSENERTPTPVRRFGVRLHTAGLSIRETVELLELLGIDRSHGAVWNWVQTLSEAQSDPPTFTRPSLVQPIRNLRSLRTAFLHRLTEKHDLADTGFLVDAGGYLTALARHELSGRLDYRTRNHIEKWFQTVTMRIDRFHTYWRGSQSSARQWLQRFRHHYNHERPNQALDGRTPAEEVQN; encoded by the coding sequence ATGGAACTCGCAGACCTGCTCAGAGAAACGTTAGAAACGGACGATCAAGACGTTTCGGAGAACGAGCGCACTCCGACACCCGTCCGGCGGTTTGGAGTGCGTCTCCACACGGCGGGGCTGTCGATCAGGGAGACGGTGGAGCTCTTAGAGTTACTGGGTATCGATCGTTCTCATGGTGCGGTCTGGAATTGGGTGCAGACGCTGTCTGAAGCACAGAGCGACCCGCCGACGTTCACGAGACCGAGTCTCGTACAGCCCATCAGAAATCTCCGATCTCTGAGGACGGCGTTTCTGCATCGGCTCACCGAGAAACACGATCTCGCCGACACAGGGTTTCTCGTCGATGCTGGTGGCTATTTGACTGCCCTCGCACGTCACGAATTGAGCGGTCGCCTCGACTATCGAACGCGGAACCACATCGAAAAATGGTTCCAGACCGTCACCATGCGAATCGACCGCTTTCACACGTACTGGCGGGGCAGTCAATCGAGCGCCAGACAGTGGTTACAACGCTTTAGACACCACTACAACCACGAACGGCCGAACCAAGCGCTTGACGGACGGACGCCAGCGGAGGAGGTCCAGAACTAG
- a CDS encoding sugar MFS transporter, with product MTGSNRRLWTAALFATMALTGAIMMIRGPVIPELRTTFDAPAWQVGLISTAGTAGYLVVVSIVGFGAGHLKPHRLIVGGLLGSALSLLAMGAAPLLGVFLVGTLVRGTMNGVLRGLNRPILSHFYPDSRGRMYSYYDMTWAAGAMVGPIGVVAVLAVADWRLAYYGLAVGMALLAVVVWRLDAPAVTGTEEPFDRRELLALLRRPEIAAMIVVMFLGTGVEGGLFLWLPTYVNSVVPTGVAGLGLSAAALSSLSLSVMIAGYVPGRLLYGRLSERVGYLKILIGILALLIPTFYATFVLATGLWLLPGVVVIGALISGIFPMLVSYATDAVPRHSGPVTAVAAISSSLGVGIAPAVMGWIISGSDPSAAMQLLLVPLVAALAVVLVARVAERKREQAAVSIAD from the coding sequence GTGACCGGCTCGAACCGCCGGCTCTGGACGGCGGCCCTGTTCGCGACGATGGCGCTGACCGGCGCGATCATGATGATCCGTGGCCCGGTGATCCCGGAGCTGCGGACCACCTTCGACGCGCCCGCGTGGCAGGTCGGTCTGATTAGCACCGCCGGCACCGCCGGCTACCTGGTCGTCGTCTCGATCGTCGGCTTCGGGGCCGGCCACCTGAAACCCCACCGGTTGATCGTGGGCGGACTGTTGGGCAGCGCGCTCTCACTGCTGGCGATGGGCGCGGCCCCGCTCCTCGGGGTGTTTCTCGTCGGCACGCTCGTGCGCGGAACGATGAACGGCGTCCTCAGAGGGCTGAATCGGCCGATACTCAGCCACTTCTACCCGGACAGCCGCGGCCGGATGTACAGCTACTACGACATGACCTGGGCCGCCGGTGCGATGGTCGGACCGATCGGGGTCGTCGCCGTCCTCGCAGTGGCCGACTGGCGGCTGGCCTACTACGGGCTGGCCGTCGGGATGGCGCTGCTGGCCGTCGTCGTCTGGCGGCTCGACGCCCCCGCGGTGACGGGAACCGAGGAGCCCTTCGACCGCCGGGAACTGCTGGCGCTGCTTCGCAGGCCCGAGATCGCCGCGATGATCGTGGTGATGTTTCTGGGGACCGGCGTCGAGGGCGGGCTCTTCCTCTGGTTGCCGACCTACGTGAACAGCGTCGTGCCGACCGGCGTCGCCGGCCTCGGCCTCTCGGCGGCGGCGCTGTCGTCGCTGTCGCTGTCGGTGATGATCGCCGGCTACGTCCCGGGTCGCCTCCTCTATGGCCGCCTCTCGGAGCGCGTGGGCTACCTCAAGATCCTCATCGGGATCCTCGCGCTCCTGATCCCGACCTTCTACGCGACGTTCGTCCTCGCGACGGGGCTGTGGCTCCTCCCCGGCGTCGTCGTCATCGGCGCGCTCATCTCCGGCATCTTCCCGATGCTCGTCTCCTACGCCACCGACGCCGTCCCCCGCCACAGCGGCCCCGTCACCGCCGTCGCTGCCATCTCCTCGTCGCTGGGCGTCGGCATCGCGCCCGCCGTGATGGGGTGGATCATCAGCGGCTCGGACCCCAGCGCGGCCATGCAACTGCTGCTCGTGCCCCTCGTGGCCGCCCTCGCCGTGGTGCTCGTCGCGCGAGTGGCCGAACGAAAACGGGAGCAGGCGGCAGTCTCGATCGCCGATTGA
- the pyrE gene encoding orotate phosphoribosyltransferase — MANDELIAALRDADAVKYGEFELSHGGTSDYYVDKYVFETNPECLALIGEAFAETLAGADWYADDTTLAGVALGAVPLVAVTSVETGTPYVIARKQQKEYGTANLIEGDLTEGEEVVILEDIATTGQSAVDAAEALREAGATVSRVLVVVDREEGAAENLAEHDLELSSLVTASELLADRPDDAAE; from the coding sequence ATGGCCAACGACGAACTCATCGCCGCGCTGCGGGACGCTGACGCCGTCAAGTACGGCGAGTTCGAGCTCTCACACGGTGGGACCAGCGACTACTACGTCGACAAGTACGTCTTCGAGACGAACCCGGAGTGTCTGGCACTGATCGGCGAGGCCTTCGCCGAGACGCTCGCGGGGGCTGACTGGTACGCCGACGACACCACGCTCGCGGGCGTCGCACTCGGTGCGGTCCCGCTGGTGGCCGTCACCAGCGTCGAGACGGGCACGCCGTACGTCATCGCCCGCAAGCAACAGAAGGAGTACGGCACCGCCAACCTCATCGAGGGCGACCTCACCGAGGGCGAGGAGGTCGTGATCCTCGAAGACATCGCGACGACTGGCCAGAGCGCCGTCGACGCCGCCGAGGCACTGCGTGAGGCGGGTGCGACGGTCTCCCGGGTCCTCGTCGTCGTCGACCGCGAGGAGGGTGCCGCCGAGAACCTCGCCGAGCACGACCTCGAACTGTCCTCGCTCGTGACGGCGTCGGAGCTGCTGGCCGACCGGCCCGACGACGCTGCCGAGTGA
- a CDS encoding phosphoribosyltransferase produces MSDLPEEFSCTITNWEYIYGLCRHVANDVKAADFEPDVVVALARGGWFGGRCLCDFLGLDDLTSLKVEHYVGTAQSGQEAQIKYPMPDDSVAGKDVLVVDDIADTGESIQTAADYVREADPASVRTATLQLLDTSKHEPDFVGERLEEWTWVVYPWNFVEDMIELLSGLMAKSDQRVHDEDDLRQLFREYHGVERIQMEIAQPNRLDEVLTEMERRDVIEWADGGWRLL; encoded by the coding sequence ATGAGCGATCTCCCCGAGGAGTTCTCGTGTACCATCACCAACTGGGAGTACATCTACGGCCTGTGTCGCCACGTCGCCAACGACGTGAAGGCCGCGGACTTCGAACCGGACGTGGTCGTCGCGCTGGCCCGCGGGGGCTGGTTCGGCGGGCGCTGTCTCTGTGACTTCCTCGGACTGGACGACCTGACGAGTCTGAAGGTCGAACACTACGTCGGCACGGCCCAGTCCGGCCAGGAGGCCCAGATCAAGTATCCGATGCCCGACGACTCCGTCGCCGGCAAGGACGTGCTGGTCGTCGACGACATCGCCGACACCGGCGAGTCGATCCAGACCGCCGCCGACTACGTCCGCGAGGCAGACCCCGCCAGCGTCCGGACGGCCACGCTCCAGTTGCTCGACACCAGCAAGCACGAGCCCGATTTCGTCGGCGAGCGCCTCGAAGAGTGGACCTGGGTCGTCTACCCCTGGAACTTCGTCGAGGACATGATCGAACTCCTCTCGGGACTGATGGCAAAGAGCGACCAGCGAGTCCACGACGAGGACGACCTGCGACAGCTGTTTCGCGAGTACCACGGCGTCGAACGCATCCAGATGGAGATCGCCCAGCCCAACCGCCTCGACGAGGTGCTGACCGAGATGGAGCGACGCGACGTGATCGAGTGGGCCGACGGCGGCTGGCGGCTCCTGTAG
- the hisA gene encoding 1-(5-phosphoribosyl)-5-[(5-phosphoribosylamino)methylideneamino]imidazole-4-carboxamide isomerase encodes MFPEFAVIPAVDMQDGQVVQLVGGERGTGKRYGEPVAAARRWRAAGATTLHLVDLDGAFEGERANADAIDAVLDAVDADVQLGGGIRTADDAIDLLDRGVDRVILGTAAVENPEIVAEISETHPDSVLVSLDAKDGEVVVSGWTEGTGLDPAEAASRYAELGAGGILFTDVDVEGQLAGVRTEPVRRVVDAVEIPVIASGGVATVEDVRALRDAGAAAVVVGSALYEGAFTLEEAMAAVE; translated from the coding sequence ATGTTTCCGGAGTTTGCGGTGATCCCGGCGGTGGACATGCAGGACGGGCAGGTCGTCCAGCTGGTCGGTGGGGAACGCGGGACCGGCAAGCGCTACGGCGAGCCCGTCGCGGCCGCCCGACGGTGGAGAGCGGCCGGCGCGACGACGCTGCACCTGGTCGACCTCGACGGTGCCTTCGAGGGCGAACGAGCCAACGCCGACGCGATCGACGCCGTCCTCGACGCGGTCGACGCGGACGTGCAACTGGGCGGAGGGATCCGGACCGCCGACGACGCGATCGACCTGCTCGACCGGGGCGTCGACCGGGTCATCCTCGGCACCGCGGCCGTCGAGAACCCCGAGATCGTCGCCGAGATCAGCGAGACACACCCCGACAGCGTCCTCGTGAGTCTCGACGCCAAGGACGGCGAAGTGGTCGTCTCGGGGTGGACCGAGGGGACCGGGCTGGACCCGGCCGAGGCCGCGAGCCGCTACGCGGAGCTGGGTGCCGGCGGGATTCTCTTCACCGACGTGGACGTGGAGGGACAGCTGGCGGGGGTCCGCACGGAGCCGGTCCGGCGCGTCGTCGACGCCGTCGAGATCCCCGTGATCGCCAGCGGCGGCGTCGCGACCGTCGAGGACGTGCGAGCGCTTCGGGACGCGGGCGCGGCCGCCGTCGTCGTCGGCAGCGCGCTCTACGAGGGCGCGTTCACGCTCGAAGAAGCGATGGCAGCGGTCGAGTGA
- a CDS encoding PAS domain S-box protein, translating to MNPPVDRVLLDYAQDKIAVVDRDGTYQYLNRAAKSILGYDPDDLVGENAFGYMHPSDRDHVRARFEETITVDDEFVDVTVEYRHRQRGGGWVWLESRMSNLTDSELGGYVVSTRDISDRIAAERERDQTETRLRELAANTDDVLWMFSGDWSELLFLNPAYESVYGGSIDAVEADVDAFIDRVYPEDVPAVRRSMAALSRGESVDMEYRVNPGENYNRWVWVQAEPIVEDGEVVRIVGFTRDVTDRNRRERQLAVVDNLLRHNIRNDMTTILGQAELIADDPEVDAPERAAVIRRVGEALLQTTEKQRETLHLFRSPACPTTVDVADAVDAALASVRVRYPAATIETTLADGLVASALSEVEVALSELIENAVKHADSDAPTVRISGRVRDNEVEIRIDDDCPPLPEFEYRVLTGDKPMSDVYHSTGLGLWLVYWIVDLSDGRVEFVTSDETGNTITVVLPRAPAPTPE from the coding sequence ATGAACCCTCCGGTCGATCGGGTGCTCCTCGACTACGCCCAGGACAAGATCGCCGTCGTCGACCGGGACGGGACCTACCAGTACCTCAATCGAGCGGCGAAGTCGATTCTGGGGTACGATCCCGACGATCTGGTCGGCGAGAACGCCTTCGGGTACATGCATCCGTCCGATCGAGACCACGTTCGGGCCCGCTTCGAGGAGACGATCACCGTCGACGACGAGTTCGTCGACGTGACCGTCGAGTATCGTCACCGCCAGCGTGGGGGTGGGTGGGTGTGGCTGGAGAGTCGGATGTCGAACCTGACGGACTCGGAACTGGGCGGGTACGTCGTCAGCACGCGGGACATCTCCGACCGGATCGCGGCCGAACGGGAGCGCGACCAGACCGAGACCCGGCTGCGGGAGCTTGCGGCAAACACCGACGACGTCCTCTGGATGTTCAGCGGCGACTGGTCGGAGCTGCTCTTTCTCAACCCGGCCTACGAGTCCGTCTACGGCGGCTCGATCGACGCCGTCGAGGCGGATGTCGACGCCTTCATCGATCGTGTCTACCCCGAGGACGTGCCGGCGGTTCGCCGTTCGATGGCGGCCCTCTCTCGGGGCGAATCGGTCGACATGGAGTACCGGGTCAATCCTGGCGAGAACTACAACCGCTGGGTGTGGGTCCAGGCGGAGCCGATCGTCGAGGACGGGGAAGTCGTCCGCATCGTCGGGTTCACCCGGGACGTGACCGATCGCAACCGCCGGGAGCGCCAGCTCGCCGTCGTCGACAACCTCCTGCGACACAACATTCGCAACGACATGACGACCATCCTCGGGCAGGCGGAGCTGATCGCCGACGACCCCGAGGTCGACGCCCCGGAACGGGCCGCCGTCATCCGGCGGGTCGGCGAGGCGCTCCTCCAGACGACCGAAAAGCAACGCGAGACGCTGCACCTCTTTCGGTCGCCCGCCTGTCCGACGACCGTCGACGTGGCAGACGCCGTCGACGCCGCGCTCGCGAGCGTCCGCGTTCGCTACCCGGCGGCCACGATCGAGACGACGCTCGCCGACGGACTGGTCGCGAGCGCGCTCTCGGAGGTCGAGGTCGCGCTCTCGGAGCTGATCGAGAACGCCGTCAAACACGCCGACAGCGACGCCCCGACCGTCCGGATCTCCGGGCGCGTTCGCGACAACGAGGTCGAGATCCGGATCGACGACGACTGCCCGCCCCTGCCCGAGTTCGAGTACCGCGTGCTGACCGGCGACAAACCGATGAGCGACGTGTACCACAGCACCGGGCTGGGGCTGTGGCTGGTGTACTGGATCGTCGACCTCTCGGACGGGCGGGTCGAGTTCGTCACCAGCGACGAGACGGGCAACACGATCACCGTCGTCCTGCCGCGCGCGCCCGCTCCGACGCCGGAGTGA
- the hisI gene encoding phosphoribosyl-AMP cyclohydrolase produces MSDGELAFDEQDLLPAVAQDADTGEVVMLAYVSEAALERSRETGYAHYYSRSRDELWKKGGSSGHTQRIEEIRMDCDGDAILYLVDQEGGACHTGYRSCFHRTVDGEVVGEQVFDPDDVYE; encoded by the coding sequence ATGAGCGACGGCGAACTCGCCTTCGACGAACAGGACCTCCTGCCGGCGGTCGCACAGGACGCCGACACCGGCGAGGTCGTGATGCTCGCGTACGTCTCCGAGGCGGCCCTGGAACGCTCTCGCGAGACCGGCTACGCTCACTACTACTCGCGCAGCCGCGACGAACTCTGGAAGAAGGGCGGGTCCAGCGGCCACACGCAGCGAATCGAGGAGATCCGGATGGACTGTGACGGCGACGCGATCCTCTACCTGGTCGACCAGGAGGGCGGTGCCTGTCACACCGGCTACCGCTCCTGTTTCCACCGCACGGTCGACGGCGAGGTCGTCGGTGAGCAGGTGTTCGATCCCGACGACGTCTACGAGTAG
- the fer gene encoding ferredoxin Fer has product MPTVEYLNYEVVDDKGWDMYDDGVFEDAADADLSDEDYGTLEVNEGEYILEAAEAQGYDWPFSCRAGACANCAAIVVEGEIDMDMQQILSDEEVEEKNVRLTCIGSPDADEVKIVYNAKHLDYLQNRVI; this is encoded by the coding sequence ATGCCCACAGTTGAGTACCTCAACTACGAAGTAGTGGACGACAAAGGCTGGGACATGTACGACGACGGCGTCTTCGAAGACGCCGCCGACGCCGACCTCTCGGACGAGGACTACGGCACGCTCGAAGTCAACGAGGGCGAGTACATCCTCGAAGCCGCTGAAGCCCAGGGCTACGACTGGCCCTTCTCGTGTCGCGCCGGTGCCTGTGCCAACTGCGCAGCCATCGTCGTCGAAGGCGAGATCGACATGGACATGCAGCAGATCCTCTCCGACGAGGAAGTCGAGGAGAAGAACGTCCGTCTGACCTGTATCGGCAGCCCCGACGCCGACGAGGTCAAGATCGTGTACAACGCGAAGCACCTCGACTACCTGCAGAACCGCGTCATCTGA
- the glmM gene encoding phosphoglucosamine mutase yields the protein MHVFGSSGVRGVANEEVTPAYVLQIAQATGSVWDADRIALARDTRTSGEMLADAAASGLASTGHAVDLLGEAPTPALQAYCARHGVPGMMITASHNPPAYNGVKLIGADGVELDRPVLDDIEDRLEATEFDTVQWDGLGRTRAVEGAGDDYSTEVLDAVDRTAIAAAELTVVVDPGHGAGCHTSPRFLRELGCTVHTVNAQPDGHFPGRDPEPIDPHLADLREYVRTTDADLGIAHDGDADRAVFVDETGTTINGDAALAALVEATVEPGDHVVSAVNASQRLVDVVEAADAELTLTRIGSTYLITQIQQLRAAGETVSVAGEGNGGIIFPGYRIARDGAYTAGKFLELVAEEPASEIAARFDDYVNVRAAVEYEDETERAAMLDAVEAAATEAVADLDTTDGYRLKYGDGWALARPSGTEPVVRIYAEAHTQGRADELLSTFADPIDRVREDG from the coding sequence ATGCACGTCTTCGGGTCCAGCGGCGTCAGAGGTGTGGCAAACGAGGAGGTGACACCAGCGTACGTCCTACAGATCGCGCAGGCGACCGGCTCGGTGTGGGACGCCGACCGAATCGCGCTGGCACGAGACACGCGGACCAGCGGGGAGATGCTCGCGGACGCCGCGGCCAGCGGGCTGGCCAGCACCGGCCACGCCGTCGACCTGCTCGGCGAAGCGCCGACGCCCGCCCTCCAGGCCTACTGTGCCCGTCACGGCGTCCCCGGGATGATGATAACGGCCTCGCACAACCCGCCAGCGTACAACGGCGTCAAGCTGATCGGCGCGGACGGGGTCGAACTCGACAGGCCCGTCCTCGACGACATCGAGGATCGCCTCGAAGCCACGGAGTTCGACACCGTCCAGTGGGACGGGCTGGGCCGGACAAGGGCGGTCGAGGGTGCCGGCGACGACTACAGTACCGAAGTTCTCGACGCCGTCGACCGGACGGCGATCGCGGCGGCGGAGCTGACCGTGGTCGTGGACCCGGGCCACGGAGCCGGCTGTCACACCAGCCCGAGGTTCCTGCGAGAGCTTGGCTGTACCGTCCACACCGTCAACGCCCAGCCCGACGGCCACTTCCCAGGCCGCGACCCGGAACCGATCGATCCACACCTCGCCGACCTGCGAGAGTACGTCCGCACGACCGACGCCGACCTCGGCATCGCACACGACGGCGACGCCGACCGTGCGGTGTTCGTCGACGAGACGGGGACGACGATCAACGGCGACGCCGCACTCGCGGCACTCGTCGAGGCGACCGTCGAGCCCGGCGATCACGTCGTCTCGGCGGTCAACGCCTCACAGCGCCTCGTCGACGTTGTCGAGGCCGCCGACGCCGAGCTGACGCTGACCCGGATCGGCTCGACGTACCTCATCACGCAGATCCAGCAGCTCCGGGCGGCGGGCGAGACCGTCAGCGTCGCGGGCGAGGGCAACGGCGGCATCATCTTCCCGGGCTACCGGATCGCCCGCGACGGGGCCTACACCGCCGGGAAGTTCCTCGAACTCGTCGCAGAGGAACCCGCCAGCGAGATCGCCGCCCGCTTCGACGACTACGTCAACGTCCGCGCGGCCGTCGAGTACGAAGACGAGACAGAGCGCGCGGCGATGCTCGACGCCGTCGAAGCGGCCGCCACCGAGGCCGTCGCGGACCTCGATACGACCGACGGCTACCGGCTGAAGTACGGCGACGGGTGGGCGCTTGCCCGCCCGTCCGGAACCGAGCCCGTCGTCCGGATCTACGCCGAGGCCCACACCCAGGGGCGGGCAGACGAGCTGCTGTCGACCTTCGCCGACCCGATCGATCGAGTCCGCGAAGACGGGTGA
- a CDS encoding inorganic phosphate transporter, translating into MVEVLFLIGILVAIFVGFNIGGSSTGVAFGPAVGAGTVSKFGAAALMTIFALAGGHFVGREVVKTLGSGIVESEFTMTVSIVVLFFIGFALFLSNVVGVPASTSMTAVGAMAGLGIAQGTLDWEAMGEIVSWWLVSPVIAFWISGVIGRYFYPALVERFAIPQTDGSLLALDRSGAIPRPTMGENTTLRELVGTLLVVGIGCYMAFSAGASNVANAVAPLVGNGSLNMTPAILLGGGAIGLGAFTIARRTMDTVGNDLTDLPLLAALLVATVSSTIVTFLSALGVPASFVIIATMSIVGLGWGRATRTTTISDTVTGKGEAPEVSVGALTADAPDAPTVGGQAGTPSEKHKQPIGEPEDIPKAADLFEPETTARVILTQNFVPAVATLAAYLVFKFVPIF; encoded by the coding sequence ATGGTCGAAGTACTGTTTTTGATCGGTATTCTCGTCGCGATCTTCGTCGGGTTCAACATCGGTGGGTCCTCGACGGGCGTCGCCTTCGGCCCGGCCGTCGGCGCAGGGACCGTCTCGAAGTTCGGTGCCGCCGCTCTGATGACGATCTTCGCGCTGGCCGGGGGGCACTTCGTCGGTCGCGAGGTCGTCAAGACGCTGGGAAGCGGGATCGTCGAGTCGGAGTTCACGATGACCGTCAGCATCGTCGTGCTCTTTTTCATCGGCTTCGCGCTCTTCCTCTCGAACGTGGTCGGGGTCCCCGCCTCGACCTCGATGACGGCCGTCGGTGCGATGGCGGGGCTGGGGATCGCCCAGGGGACGCTTGACTGGGAGGCGATGGGCGAGATCGTCTCCTGGTGGCTGGTCTCGCCGGTGATCGCGTTCTGGATCAGCGGCGTCATCGGCCGGTACTTCTACCCGGCCCTGGTCGAGCGCTTCGCGATCCCACAGACAGACGGCTCGCTGCTCGCGCTCGATCGGTCCGGCGCGATCCCACGCCCGACGATGGGCGAGAACACGACGCTGCGGGAGCTGGTCGGAACGCTCCTGGTCGTCGGCATCGGCTGTTACATGGCCTTCTCGGCGGGCGCGTCGAACGTCGCCAACGCCGTCGCGCCGCTGGTGGGCAACGGCTCGCTGAACATGACGCCCGCCATCCTGCTGGGCGGTGGCGCTATCGGGCTGGGAGCGTTCACCATCGCCCGTCGAACGATGGACACCGTCGGCAACGACCTCACCGACCTGCCGCTGCTGGCGGCGCTGCTGGTCGCGACCGTCAGTTCGACGATCGTCACCTTCCTCTCGGCGCTGGGCGTGCCGGCGAGTTTCGTCATCATCGCGACGATGAGCATCGTCGGTCTGGGATGGGGACGGGCGACCCGCACGACGACGATCTCGGACACCGTCACGGGCAAAGGGGAGGCCCCGGAGGTGTCGGTCGGCGCACTCACCGCCGACGCCCCCGACGCGCCGACCGTCGGCGGCCAGGCCGGCACGCCGAGCGAGAAGCACAAACAGCCGATCGGCGAGCCCGAGGACATCCCGAAGGCGGCTGACCTGTTCGAACCGGAGACGACCGCGAGAGTGATCCTCACACAAAACTTCGTTCCCGCAGTCGCGACGCTCGCCGCCTATCTGGTGTTCAAGTTCGTCCCGATTTTTTGA
- a CDS encoding TrmB family transcriptional regulator, with the protein MGESQIRETLSAFGLSTKEVDAYLAILQRGEATTRAVSEAAGVSQSYVYEIATALAERGLVIVDESATPTKLRARPPQEAVDALSMHLSEFETAVESVYDQPAETAAGFEVVHASQTVERRLERQLARAEREVFAIVPSNAFPAVADALADARERGLTVYCLLAGESAESHVAEMDDPGRYAHVVRSWDGRPPLFVVRDALGGVLASHGMLTSRHGRGYALAFNQNEVASGFFGNYVSNVWPMGEQRFVAEPPTLPATFELFRSGVTAAALHTTAGHDVVADLDVVATTDETARQFEGVPIREVRQNLVEPVNNAFPIENSLVVETDDGLVSVGGQACGLGPYYEEYAAREVTIRDA; encoded by the coding sequence ATGGGTGAAAGCCAGATCAGGGAGACGCTGTCGGCCTTCGGACTCTCGACGAAGGAGGTCGACGCCTACCTGGCAATTCTACAGCGGGGGGAAGCGACGACCCGGGCCGTCTCGGAGGCCGCGGGCGTCTCACAGAGCTACGTCTACGAGATCGCGACCGCACTGGCCGAACGCGGACTGGTCATCGTCGACGAGAGCGCGACGCCGACGAAGCTCCGCGCTCGGCCACCCCAAGAGGCCGTCGACGCGCTGTCGATGCACCTCTCGGAGTTCGAGACCGCCGTCGAGAGCGTGTACGATCAGCCGGCCGAGACGGCGGCGGGGTTCGAGGTCGTCCACGCCAGTCAGACCGTCGAGCGCCGCCTCGAACGCCAACTGGCGCGTGCGGAGCGAGAGGTCTTCGCGATCGTCCCGTCGAACGCCTTTCCCGCCGTCGCCGACGCGCTCGCCGACGCCCGGGAGCGGGGACTGACCGTCTACTGTCTGCTGGCCGGCGAGTCCGCGGAGTCACACGTCGCCGAGATGGACGATCCCGGCCGGTACGCACACGTCGTCCGGAGCTGGGACGGCCGCCCGCCGCTGTTCGTCGTCCGGGACGCGCTGGGGGGCGTGCTGGCTTCACACGGGATGCTCACCAGCCGCCACGGCCGGGGCTACGCGCTCGCGTTCAACCAGAACGAGGTCGCTTCTGGCTTTTTCGGCAACTACGTCAGCAACGTCTGGCCCATGGGCGAACAGCGCTTCGTCGCCGAACCACCGACGCTGCCGGCGACCTTCGAGCTGTTTCGCTCGGGCGTGACGGCTGCGGCCCTCCACACGACGGCGGGCCACGACGTCGTCGCCGACCTCGACGTGGTCGCGACCACCGACGAGACGGCCCGTCAGTTCGAGGGGGTCCCGATCCGCGAGGTGCGCCAGAACCTCGTCGAACCGGTGAACAACGCGTTCCCGATCGAGAACTCGCTGGTCGTCGAGACCGACGACGGACTGGTCAGCGTCGGCGGCCAGGCCTGCGGCCTGGGACCGTACTACGAGGAGTACGCCGCCCGCGAAGTGACGATCAGAGACGCCTGA
- a CDS encoding A24 family peptidase, translated as MLSSTFDSLVTVPGIGVAAPASDLLRLVAIPVFGWAAYRDVKTRRVPTRAWLPLAALAVVLLVWDGYGAYVGGDRLFFLQAAISLGFIVPLVTAFWYMGSFGGADTKAFYVLALLFPAYPIYYLPTTTLPTFQPEIGVFSLTILSNTVVAGALYPVGVAVSNLARGRVGLPMVIGKPVATPALIEEYGLLLETPDGFTRRGLDLDALRMYLRWRDCTLADLRADPAAHRDPDSLPAVPGEVGDGNIRTDGGTAPHPSPTDHDDPWGAEAFLDDVDGAYGTTPEGLRDGLDVIAAEDEVWISPGIPFLVPTFAGLLLSVTYGDVLVSLLRTLGLG; from the coding sequence GTGTTATCCTCGACGTTCGACAGTCTCGTTACCGTCCCCGGAATCGGGGTGGCGGCACCGGCCTCGGATCTCCTCCGACTCGTCGCGATCCCCGTGTTCGGGTGGGCGGCCTATCGCGACGTCAAGACACGGCGGGTCCCGACCAGGGCCTGGCTCCCGCTCGCGGCGCTCGCGGTTGTGTTGCTCGTCTGGGACGGGTACGGTGCGTACGTCGGCGGCGACCGACTGTTCTTCCTGCAGGCGGCGATCAGCCTCGGGTTCATCGTCCCGCTGGTGACGGCGTTCTGGTACATGGGCAGCTTCGGCGGGGCCGACACGAAGGCGTTCTACGTGCTGGCACTGCTCTTTCCCGCCTACCCGATCTACTACCTGCCGACGACGACGCTGCCGACCTTCCAGCCCGAGATCGGCGTGTTCTCGCTGACGATCCTCTCGAACACGGTCGTCGCGGGGGCGTTGTATCCGGTCGGCGTCGCAGTCTCGAACCTCGCTCGCGGTCGCGTCGGGCTCCCGATGGTGATCGGCAAGCCCGTCGCGACGCCGGCGTTGATCGAGGAGTACGGCCTCCTGCTGGAGACGCCCGACGGCTTCACCCGCCGCGGGCTCGACCTCGACGCCCTCCGGATGTATCTGCGCTGGCGGGACTGTACGCTGGCCGACCTGCGCGCCGATCCGGCGGCCCACCGGGACCCCGACAGCCTGCCGGCGGTCCCCGGCGAGGTCGGGGACGGGAACATTCGGACCGACGGCGGCACGGCACCCCACCCCTCGCCCACCGACCACGACGACCCCTGGGGAGCCGAGGCGTTCCTCGACGACGTCGACGGAGCGTACGGCACCACGCCCGAGGGACTGCGCGACGGTCTCGACGTGATCGCCGCCGAGGACGAGGTGTGGATCTCGCCGGGCATCCCGTTCCTCGTGCCGACTTTCGCCGGACTCCTCCTCTCGGTTACCTACGGCGACGTGCTGGTGTCGCTGCTCAGGACGCTGGGGCTGGGCTAG